The proteins below come from a single Eucalyptus grandis isolate ANBG69807.140 chromosome 3, ASM1654582v1, whole genome shotgun sequence genomic window:
- the LOC104436549 gene encoding uncharacterized protein LOC104436549 encodes MTRTKMGGENRSSADVDDPELVDAGRGGGGGGGGECCESESSMEDSMVSDESSSCSSSELAEDASSSALCSSSSSSSSSSASLSNCRGPLYELSELMTHLPIKRGLSKFYQGKCQSFTSLARVQSIEDLVKKDNPYRKRLKTCESFAGALDKHSQKAYSPRPTISKKGSVSKGSSSSSSSLSKRGASVASLAVNPSSLVKTFHC; translated from the exons ATGACCAGGACGAAGATGGGTGGAGAAAACCGGAGCTCAGCGGACGTGGATGATCCGGAGCTTGTTGATGCGGGCAGaggcggtggtggcggaggcggcggggagTGTTGTGAGTCTGAATCCTCCATGGAAGACTCTATGGTGTCCGATGAGTCGTCATCGTGTTCGTCGTCGGAATTGGCGGAGGATGCATCGTCCTCTGCGttgtgttcttcttcttcttcttcctcctcctcatctgcCTCTTTGTCAAATTGCCGTGGGCCTCTGtatgaactgtctgagctcatGACTCATCTCCCTATCAA GAGAGGGCTTTCCAAGTTTTACCAAGGGAAGTGCCAATCGTTCACGTCCCTGGCCAGAGTCCAGAGCATCGAAGACCTCGTGAAGAAAGACAATCCTTACAGAAAGAGGTTGAAAACGTGCGAGAGCTTCGCAGGAGCATTGGACAAGCATAGCCAAAAGGCATACAGCCCGAGGCCTACAATATCAAAGAAGGGCTCGGTTTCGAAGGgttcgtcttcgtcttcttcttcactgaGCAAGAGAGGCGCTTCTGTGGCTAGTCTTGCCGTGAATCCTAGCTCCCTGGTCAAGACCTTCCATTGTTAA